The following are encoded in a window of Impatiens glandulifera chromosome 5, dImpGla2.1, whole genome shotgun sequence genomic DNA:
- the LOC124939084 gene encoding secreted RxLR effector protein 161-like, with the protein MSDAKSVNVSLDSHFVLSKDQSRKSETEITEMKNVTYSNVIGSVMYLMISTRPDITYALSYLSRFMSNPCIKMVSYVDSNYANDRDNRNWKSQLQPIVALSTAKSEYVVVTEAFKEAI; encoded by the exons ATGTCTGATGCTAAATCTGTGAATGTGTCTCTTGATTCCCACTTTGTGTTAAGTAAGGATCAGTCTCGTAAGAGTGaaactgaaataactgaaatgaagaatgtgacTTATTCCAATGTTATAGGATCTGTTATGTATCTCATGATTAGTACTAGGCCTGATATAACATATGCACTTAGTTACTTGAGTAGATTTATGTCTAACCCAT GTATTAAGATGGTTAGTTATGTGGATTCAAATTATGCTAATGATAGGGATAATAGAAA TTGGAAGTCTCAACTTCAACCCATTGTTGCTTTATCTACTGCAAAATCTGAGTATGTAGTTGTCACTGAAGCTTTTAAGGAAGCAATTTAG